Proteins co-encoded in one Prunus persica cultivar Lovell chromosome G6, Prunus_persica_NCBIv2, whole genome shotgun sequence genomic window:
- the LOC18772683 gene encoding BRCA1-associated protein, with translation MNQSGQELCLSKLSFLFSLFSLSPTKSTQKPTMFFLRVHSVDTNHPLSLEDAEFTTITTSKITSATESNPNTSPKFSERRGIAHLFRSIGHSSLPNSPASRSTLLFVIAVPNYLSFDDFIRFCGSRIDHALELVFIRNDGMEDRYSVLVELKNQMTADGFYHTLNGKKYSPGEAEVCHILFLLSVDYTDSDEIAGTPPEGCTELPTCPVCLERLDADTSGIASTLCDHSFQCPCISKWTYLSCQVCRFCQQQDEKPACSVCGISVNPWVCVICGFVGCGRYTEGHAVRHWKDTQHCYSLELNRQQIWDYVGDAYVHRLNQSKIDGKLITDTDSQCMSVEGDCDRCECSDDSGISGALYSSKVETIVDEYNRLLASQLETQRQYYESLLMEAKSKKESSILEAVEKAVNSKMQDIQAKLEKCLEERNAVADINRNLIKDQETWRGKLKEIEVREAASLRLREEKMVDLEEQIRDLTVYIEAQKTLNDMTDSDGIKGGTLLPVPSSKQSSPANSRRQTKSGRRRN, from the exons ATGAACCAATCGGGCCAAGAGCTTTGTCTCTCAAAATTGTCATttctattctctctcttttctctttccccaACCAAGTCGACTCAGAAACCCACAATGTTCTTCCTCCGAGTCCACTCAGTGGACACCAACCACCCCCTCAGCCTCGAAGACGCCGAGTTCACCACTATCACAACTTCCAAGATCACCAGTGCTACTGAATCAAACCCTAACACCAGCCCCAAATTCAGCGAACGAAGAGGCATAGCTCACCTGTTCCGAAGCATAGGACACTCGTCGCTGCCAAACAGTCCTGCCTCTCGATCCACTCTCCTCTTCGTCATTGCTGTTCCCAACTACCTCTCCTTCGACGACTTTATCCGCTTCTGTGGGTCCCGAATCGACCATGCCCTCGAACTCGTCTTCATCAG GAACGATGGGATGGAAGATCGGTACAGTGTTTTAGTTGAGCTGAAGAATCAGATGACCGCTGACGGATTTTATCACACTTTAAATGGGAAGAAGTATTCGCCTGGAGAG gccGAGGTGTGCCACATTCTGTTTCTGCTTTCTGTGGACTACACAGATTCAGATGAAATAGCTGGGACTCCTCCAGAAGGATGTACTGAATTACCAACTTGCCCAGTTTGCCTTG AGAGATTGGATGCAGACACTAGTGGAATAGCGAGTACACTTTGTGACCATTCATTTCAATGTCCATGCATTTCAAAATGGACTTATTTATCTTGTCAG GTTTGCCGATTTTGTCAGCAGCAGGATGAAAAGCCAGCTTGCTCTGTATGTGGAATATCTGTGAATCCCTGGGTTTGCGTAATATGTGGTTTTGTAGGATGTGGAAG ATATACAGAAGGTCATGCTGTTAGGCACTGGAAGGATACACAACATTGCTATTCTCTTGAGTTGAACAGGCAGCAGATCTGGGATTACGTTGGTGATGCTTATGTTCACCGCCTGAACCAATCGAAAATTGATGGCAAGCTAATAACTGATACGGATTCTCAATGTATGTCAGTGGAAGGGGATTGTGACAGGTGTGAATGCAGTGACGATTCTGGAATTAGTGGAGCCCTCTATAGCAGCAAAGTTGAAACT ATTGTAGACGAGTATAACCGACTTCTTGCAAGTCAGCTTGAGACTCAAAGACAA TATTATGAATCTCTACTTATGGAGGCCAAAAGTAAAAAGGAAAGTTCAATTTTAGAAGCAGTGGAGAAGGCTGTAAATTCCAAGATGCAGGATATTCAAGCGAAACTAGAGAAATGTCTTGAGGAAAGAAATGCTGTTGCAGAT ATCAACCGTAATCTCATCAAGGACCAAGAAACCTGGCGTGGGAAGTTGAAGGAAATTGAAGTGAG GGAAGCTGCATCACTGAGGTtaagagaggagaagatggTTGATCTGGAAGAACAG ATTAGAGATCTTACAGTCTACATTGAAGCCCAAAAAACACTTAACGACATGACGGATTCAGATGGCATCAAAGGGGGAACGCTCTTGCCTGTACCTTCTTCAAAGCAATCTTCTCCTGCCAACTCTAGAAGACAAACAAAATCTGGCCGAAGACGGAACTAA
- the LOC18772292 gene encoding BAG family molecular chaperone regulator 1 isoform X2, with protein sequence MKKRSKVGVENDAFDRQIDWELRPGGMLVQKRDIGDASSGPMIKIKVSHGSYYHDVIVHAQSTFGDLKRVLAHETGLEPKEQRLLFTGKEKEDNECLHMAGVKDMSKIILLEDPASKEKKLEEMKKNQGVLKAYEEVAKVRAEVDKLSQKIVDFEATLLSGTKVSDKEIGVLTELLMVELLKLDAIAADGEAKVQRRVEVRRVQSFVDTLDKLKSLMQR encoded by the exons ATGAAAAAAAGATCAAAAGTTGGTGTTGAAAATGATGCGTTTGATAGGCAAATAGATTGGGAGCTGAGGCCTGGTGGAATGCTTGTCCAAAAGAGAGACATTGGGGATGCCTCTTCTGGGCCTATGATCAAGATCAAGGTTTCTCATGGTTCTTATTACCATGATGTCATTGTCCATGCTCAATCCACATTTG GTGATTTGAAAAGAGTTCTTGCCCATGAGACTGGCTTGGAGCCAAAGGAGCAAAGGTTGTTGTTTACAGGGAAGGAGAAGGAAGATAATGAATGTTTGCACATGGCAGGTGTAAAAGATATGTCTAAGATTATATTACTAGAAGACCCAGCTAGCAAAGAGAAGAAGCTTGaagagatgaagaaaaatcaagGTGTATTAAAAGCATATGAAGAGGTTGCCAAAGTTAGGGCAGAGGTTGACAAGCTCTCTCAAAAG ATTGTTGATTTCGAGGCAACTCTGCTCAGTGGCACCAAGGTTTCAGATAAGGAAATTGGGGTCTTAACAGAGTTGCTCATGGTGGAGTTGCTTAAATTGGATGCAATTGCGGCTGATGGAGAAGCAAAAGTACAGAGGCGGGTTGAG GTTCGTCGTGTGCAGAGCTTTGTCGACACACTCGACAAACTAAAG TCCTTGATGCAGAGGTAA
- the LOC18772292 gene encoding BAG family molecular chaperone regulator 4 isoform X1, producing the protein MKKRSKVGVENDAFDRQIDWELRPGGMLVQKRDIGDASSGPMIKIKVSHGSYYHDVIVHAQSTFGDLKRVLAHETGLEPKEQRLLFTGKEKEDNECLHMAGVKDMSKIILLEDPASKEKKLEEMKKNQGVLKAYEEVAKVRAEVDKLSQKIVDFEATLLSGTKVSDKEIGVLTELLMVELLKLDAIAADGEAKVQRRVEVRRVQSFVDTLDKLKARNSNPFSNKSSNAVSVTTKRERFELGVGSLNAPTPLPSSTKITQDWELFD; encoded by the exons ATGAAAAAAAGATCAAAAGTTGGTGTTGAAAATGATGCGTTTGATAGGCAAATAGATTGGGAGCTGAGGCCTGGTGGAATGCTTGTCCAAAAGAGAGACATTGGGGATGCCTCTTCTGGGCCTATGATCAAGATCAAGGTTTCTCATGGTTCTTATTACCATGATGTCATTGTCCATGCTCAATCCACATTTG GTGATTTGAAAAGAGTTCTTGCCCATGAGACTGGCTTGGAGCCAAAGGAGCAAAGGTTGTTGTTTACAGGGAAGGAGAAGGAAGATAATGAATGTTTGCACATGGCAGGTGTAAAAGATATGTCTAAGATTATATTACTAGAAGACCCAGCTAGCAAAGAGAAGAAGCTTGaagagatgaagaaaaatcaagGTGTATTAAAAGCATATGAAGAGGTTGCCAAAGTTAGGGCAGAGGTTGACAAGCTCTCTCAAAAG ATTGTTGATTTCGAGGCAACTCTGCTCAGTGGCACCAAGGTTTCAGATAAGGAAATTGGGGTCTTAACAGAGTTGCTCATGGTGGAGTTGCTTAAATTGGATGCAATTGCGGCTGATGGAGAAGCAAAAGTACAGAGGCGGGTTGAG GTTCGTCGTGTGCAGAGCTTTGTCGACACACTCGACAAACTAAAGGCAAGAAACTCTAATCCATTCAGCAATAAGAGCAGCAATGCAGTCTCAGTCACTACAAAACGGGAGAGGTTTGAGTTGGGGGTTGGAAGCCTAAATGCCCCAACCCCATTGCCATCTTCTACCAAAATAACTCAGGATTGGGAATTGTTTGACTAA
- the LOC18772441 gene encoding probable N-acetyltransferase HLS1, producing the protein MGIQEPIIRSYDGVADRGRVEDLERRCEVGPSERVFLFTDTMGDPICRIRNSPMHKMLVAELDNQLVGVIQGSIKLVTFHPNKPPPKDQAKVGYLLGLRVSPLYRRKGIGSSLVRRLEEWFVCNDVDYAYMATEKDNQASAGLFMNKFGYIKFRTPAILVNPVRYRPCRVSSGVEIAKLRIEEAEYLYRKCMASTEFFSHDIDKVLGNKLSLGTWVAYPRGDGLRVGDFGSNGDEVVPSNWAMLSVWNSGELFNLRLGKAPLSCFMYAKSWKLMDRFLPCFKLLPSMPDFFAPFGFYFMYGLHHEGPLSGKLVRNLCQFVHNMAANSSSEYSSKNCKVVVTEVGGCDPVKHYIPHWKLLSCSEDLWCIKPLKNDSLHELTKTHPTKSLFVDPREV; encoded by the exons ATGGGAATTCAGGAGCCGATAATTCGAAGCTATGATGGGGTGGCTGACAGAGGCAGAGTGGAAGATCTTGAACGAAGATGCGAAGTAGGGCCATCTGAGCGTGTGTTCCTCTTCACAGATACGATGGGTGACCCCATATGTAGAATCCGAAACAGTCCGATGCACAAGATGCTG GTGGCCGAGCTGGACAACCAATTGGTCGGGGTCATCCAAGGCTCTATAAAGTTGGTCACATTTCATCCCAACAAGCCACCACCTAAAGATCAAGCCAAGGTAGGCTACCTCTTAGGCCTGAGGGTCTCGCCGCTGTACAGAAGAAAAGGGATTGGTTCGAGCCTCGTGCGTCGATTAGAAGAATGGTTCGTTTGCAATGATGTAGATTATGCATACATGGCCACGGAGAAAGATAACCAGGCCTCAGCCGGGCTTTTCATGAACAAATTTGGCTACATCAAGTTCAGGACCCCGGCTATTCTTGTGAACCCGGTTCGCTACAGGCCGTGTCGGGTGTCTTCGGGTGTCGAAATTGCAAAGCTGAGGATTGAGGAAGCTGAGTATCTTTACAGAAAGTGTATGGCTTCCACTGAGTTTTTTTCACATGACATAGATAAAGTGCTTGGAAATAAGCTGAGTTTGGGGACTTGGGTGGCTTATCCAAGAGGAGATGGGTTGAGGGTTGGAGATTTTGGGTCAAATGGTGATGAGGTGGTGCCTAGCAATTGGGCCATGCTTAGTGTATGGAACAGTGGGGAGCTTTTTAACCTGAGGCTAGGGAAAGCACCCTTATCTTGCTTCATGTATGCAAAAAGTTGGAAATTGATGGATAGGTTTTTACCCTGCTTTAAATTACTGCCTTCCATGCCTGATTTTTTTGCCCCTTTTGGGTTTTACTTCATGTATGGCTTGCACCATGAAGGACCCTTGTCAGGGAAATTGGTGAGGAATTTGTGCCAGTTTGTCCACAACATGGCTGCTAATAGTAGTTCAGAGTATAGCTCTAAGAATTGCAAGGTTGTAGTGACAGAAGTTGGGGGCTGTGATCCAGTGAAACATTACATACCACATTGGAAATTGCTCTCTTGTTCTGAAGATTTGTGGTGCATAAAACCCTTGAAAAATGATAGCCTCCATGAACTGACAAAAACCCACCCAACAAAATCTCTTTTTGTAGACCCAAGAGAGGTATGA
- the LOC18775230 gene encoding RING-H2 finger protein ATL63, whose amino-acid sequence MTPLYLSNLFQFSILTPIISPLHTYTNLAKHQSLIMFSPTDTQQQQQQPNNPLKQLFATIFSYDGNVLLAALVSLLLVILFVLLLHVYAKWFLAQAHHRRRRSSMTVSRVLGPNRFQHFHTFTLDPTSTNINSLSGSASSKGLDLKTISAIPLFVYKTEEEKEEERNYENGFLEMECVICLSPFEDNDVGRNLPKCGHCFHVECIDMWLGSHMNCPICRALIVTSADGIGMGIDTTSDQAVGEEESVVIDVLDSGYVENDDLVRVGVMRTDSEPTSSSSSSSSSSSPLTVGCSLKRMLSRNRPEISKVFPTTNGNDHSNQMDD is encoded by the coding sequence ATGACCCCATTATATCTATCTAAcctttttcagttttcaattcTCACTCCCATCATCAGTCCCCTCCACACTTACACCAACTTAGCAAAACACCAATCCCTCATAATGTTCAGTCCCACAGACacacagcagcagcagcagcagcccaACAACCCACTCAAACAACTCTTTGCCACCATTTTCTCATACGACGGCAATGTCTTGCTTGCTGCCTTGGTCTCTCTTCTTCTCGTCATTCTCTttgtcctcctcctccatgTCTACGCAAAATGGTTCTTGGCCCAAGCTCACCACAGGCGCCGCCGCAGCTCCATGACCGTCTCCCGGGTTCTCGGCCCTAACCGATTCCAGCATTTCCACACCTTCACCTTGGACCCAACGTCAACAAACATCAACAGCCTCTCTGGCTCTGCGTCGTCGAAAGGCCTCGACTTGAAAACAATTTCTGCAATTCCTCTGTTCGTGTACAAAacagaggaggagaaggaggaggagcgaAATTACGAAAATGGGTTTTTGGAGATGGAGTGTGTGATTTGTTTGAGCCCGTTTGAGGACAACGACGTGGGGAGGAATTTGCCCAAATGTGGTCACTGTTTTCATGTGGAGTGCATCGATATGTGGCTGGGTTCACACATGAACTGCCCAATTTGCAGAGCTCTGATAGTGACCAGCGCTGATGGGATTGGGATGGGGATTGATACGACGTCGGATCAGGCGGTGGGTGAAGAAGAATCGGTTGTAATTGATGTTTTGGATTCTGGGTATGTTGAAAATGATGATCTTGTTCGTGTTGGGGTGATGAGAACTGATTCTGAACccacatcttcttcttcttcttcatcctcgTCCTCATCTCCATTAACGGTGGGTTGTTCATTGAAGAGAATGCTGAGCAGAAACAGGCCAGAAATCAGCAAGGTTTTCCCAACCACAAATGGGAATGATCACAGCAATCaaatggatgattga
- the LOC18774219 gene encoding SAGA-associated factor 11 homolog gives MSLPNEDDMSSSSDTQITSHIFGDLLDSIIVDVASECHRIAKLGLDRNFEEEEEELRLSAQARVRVADPSNSGEANSKYVVDIFGQTHPSVANEVFECMNCGRAIMAGRFAPHLEKCMGKGRKARAKVTRSSTAAQTRQSRGNPASTYSTYSNSNSTSRLSNGTSGVAGEEYSNGALEEP, from the exons ATGTCGCTTCCAAATGAAGATGATATGTCTTCTTCATCTGATACTCag ATTACGTCACATATTTTTGGGGATCTCCTTGATTCCATTATTGTTGATGTTGCATCTGAGTGTCATCGAATAGCGAAGTTGGGTCTTGATCGTAAttttgaagaagaggaagaagaactaAGGCTGTCAGCCCAAGCACGGGTAAGGGTAGCTGATCCTAGTAATAGTGGTGAAGCAAATAGCAAGTATGTGGTTGACATATTTGGACAGACCCATCCTTCTGTAGCCAATGAAGTATTTGAGTGCATGAATTGTGGTCGAGCTATCATGGCTGGGAGGTTCGCTCCTCATCTGGAGAAGTGTATGGGAAAG GGTAGAAAGGCTCGTGCCAAAGTGACAAGAAGTAGTACAGCTGCGCAGACCCGGCAGTCACGAGGCAACCCTGCTTCCACATACTCCACTTATTCCAATTCCAACAGTACAAGCCGGTTATCAAATGGAACATCCGGTGTTGCAGGGGAGGAGTATTCAAATGGTGCATTGGAAGAGCCATAA
- the LOC18774202 gene encoding zinc transporter 6, chloroplastic, protein MAACVSDTSRILSCRDGHAASQLKLISIIVIFITSVVGISSPVLLSRYFQGKPAYEKTTLLIKCFAAGVILSTSLVHVLPDAFSALSDCSVSSQHPWKDYPFSGLVTMVGALTALLVDLTATSHMESQPGGGHSGGHHGQYEVVPIGTKEELGGKSCCSSKLAMDVESVAGGAESNSGGVSEETLVRLKQRLVSQVLEIGIIFHSVIIGVTLGMSQNQCTIRPLVAALAFHQIFEGMGLGGCIAQAGFKLGTTAYMCFMFAVTTPMGIVLGMILFSVTGYDDRNPNALILEGLLGSLSSGVLIYMALVDLIALDFFHNKMMSSDSWLRKISFIALVLGSISMSILALWA, encoded by the exons ATGGCCGCTTGCGTCTCGGACACTTCTCGGATCCTATCGTGCCGAGACGGGCATGCCGCCTCGCAGCTGAAGCTAATTTCGATCATCGTCATCTTCATCACGAGCGTCGTCGGAATTTCGTCGCCGGTCCTCCTATCCCGCTACTTCCAGGGAAAGCCCGCATACGAGAAAACCACTCTCCTGATCAAGTGCTTCGCGGCAGGGGTCATCCTCTCAACCTCCCTCGTCCACGTGCTCCCCGACGCCTTCAGCGCGCTCTCCGACTGCAGCGTGTCCTCCCAGCACCCCTGGAAAGACTACCCCTTCTCGGGCCTCGTCACCATGGTCGGCGCCCTGACGGCGCTCCTCGTCGACCTCACGGCGACCTCCCACATGGAATCACAGCCCGGCGGCGGCCACAGCGGGGGCCACCACGGGCAATACGAGGTCGTTCCGATTGGGACGAAGGAGGAATTGGGGGGGAAGAGTTGTTGTAGTAGTAAATTGGCGATGGATGTGGAGTCGGTGGCGGGGGGTGCGGAGAGCAATAGCGGTGGGGTAAGTGAGGAAACGTTGGTGAGGCTGAAGCAGAGGCTTGTGTCTCAGGTGTTGGAGATTGGGATTATTTTCCACTCGGTGATTATTGGGGTCACTTTGGGGATGTCACAAAATCAGTGCACCATTAGGCCTTTGGTTGCTGCGCTTGCGTTTCACCAGATCTTTGAAGGCATGGGTCTTGGGGGCTGCATTGCTcag GCAGGATTTAAGTTGGGAACAACAGCCTACATGTGCTTCATGTTTGCAGTGACAACACCAATGGGGATAGTGTTGGGGATGATCTTATTCTCAGTGACAGGTTATGACGACAGGAACCCTAATGCCCTAATCTTGGAGGGCTTGTTGGGCTCCTTGTCCTCTGGTGTACTTATCTACATGGCTCTCGTGGATCTTATAGCCCTTGATTTCTTCCACAACAAGATGATGAGCTCTGATTCATGGCTGCGAAAAATATCGTTCATTGCTCTTGTTCTCGGCTCTATCTCTATGTCCATCCTTGCCCTTTGGGCCTAA